A region from the Clavibacter sp. A6099 genome encodes:
- a CDS encoding DUF3151 domain-containing protein, translating into MTGENLLGVPETRLADEPEVAARIQDADGHHDTLGAIAADHPQSSLVWALLADSAYVQGDRIASYAFARVGYHRGLDSLRKSGWKGQGPVPWSHEPNRGVLRSLYALRRAAAAIGEEDEVSRLSAFLRDADPTAAGHIEAMTAGALPPTEAIVIRGQD; encoded by the coding sequence GTGACTGGAGAGAACCTGCTCGGCGTGCCCGAGACGCGCCTGGCCGACGAGCCCGAGGTCGCTGCCCGCATCCAGGATGCCGACGGCCACCACGACACCCTCGGCGCCATCGCCGCCGACCACCCGCAGTCGTCGCTCGTCTGGGCGCTGCTCGCGGATTCCGCGTACGTGCAGGGCGACCGCATCGCCTCCTACGCCTTCGCGCGCGTCGGCTACCACCGCGGCCTCGACTCCCTGCGGAAGTCCGGCTGGAAGGGCCAGGGCCCCGTGCCGTGGAGCCACGAGCCCAACCGCGGCGTGCTCCGCTCCCTCTACGCGCTCCGTCGGGCGGCCGCCGCCATCGGCGAGGAGGACGAGGTCTCGCGCCTCAGCGCCTTCCTGCGCGACGCGGATCCCACGGCCGCCGGCCACATCGAGGCGATGACGGCCGGGGCGCTCCCGCCCACGGAGGCCATCGTCATCCGCGGCCAGGACTGA
- a CDS encoding adenylosuccinate synthase: MPAVVIIGAQWGDEGKGRATDLLGSRVDYVVKFNGGNNAGHTVVVGDEKYALHLLPSGILTPGVVPVIGNGVVVDIEVLFHELDALAARGVDVSKLRVSANAHVITHYHRTIDKVTERFLGKRQIGTTGRGIGPTYADKINRVGIRIQDLFDENILRQKVEAALDAKNHMLVKIYNRRAISAEEIVESLLSYVERLRPMVGDASLELNAALDAGKTVLFEAGQATMLDIDHGTYPFVTSSSATSGGAATGSGVAPNRLERIIAVVKAYTTRVGAGPFPTELHDESGEYLRAKGFEFGTTTGRPRRCGWYDAPIARYTARINGVTDFVLTKLDVLSGLATIPVCVAYDVDGVRHDEVPVSQSDFHHATPIYEEFPGWQEDITACRRFEDLPKAAQDYVTAIERMSGARISAIGVGPEREQVVVLHDLLEA, translated from the coding sequence ATGCCCGCAGTAGTGATCATCGGAGCCCAGTGGGGTGACGAGGGCAAGGGACGCGCGACCGACCTCCTCGGCAGCCGCGTCGACTACGTCGTCAAGTTCAACGGCGGCAACAACGCCGGCCACACGGTCGTCGTCGGCGACGAGAAGTACGCGCTGCACCTGCTGCCGTCGGGCATCCTCACGCCGGGCGTCGTGCCCGTCATCGGCAACGGCGTCGTGGTCGACATCGAGGTGCTCTTCCACGAGCTGGACGCGCTCGCCGCCCGCGGCGTCGACGTGTCGAAGCTCCGCGTGAGCGCCAACGCGCACGTCATCACGCACTACCACCGCACCATCGACAAGGTCACGGAGCGCTTCCTCGGCAAGCGCCAGATCGGCACCACCGGCCGCGGCATCGGGCCCACGTACGCGGACAAGATCAACCGCGTCGGCATCCGGATCCAGGACCTCTTCGACGAGAACATCCTGCGCCAGAAGGTGGAGGCGGCCCTCGACGCCAAGAACCACATGCTCGTCAAGATCTACAACCGCCGCGCCATCTCGGCCGAGGAGATCGTCGAGAGCCTGCTCTCCTACGTGGAGCGCCTGCGCCCGATGGTCGGCGACGCGTCGCTCGAGCTGAACGCCGCGCTCGACGCGGGCAAGACGGTCCTGTTCGAGGCCGGCCAGGCCACCATGCTCGACATCGACCACGGCACGTACCCGTTCGTCACGTCGTCGAGCGCCACGTCCGGCGGCGCGGCCACGGGCTCGGGCGTCGCGCCGAACCGCCTCGAGCGGATCATCGCGGTCGTCAAGGCGTACACGACCCGCGTCGGCGCCGGCCCGTTCCCCACGGAGCTCCACGACGAGTCGGGCGAGTACCTGCGCGCCAAGGGCTTCGAGTTCGGCACCACCACGGGCCGCCCGCGCCGCTGCGGCTGGTACGACGCGCCCATCGCGCGCTACACGGCCCGCATCAACGGCGTCACCGACTTCGTGCTCACCAAGCTCGACGTGCTCTCGGGCCTCGCGACCATCCCGGTCTGCGTCGCCTACGACGTCGACGGCGTGCGCCACGACGAGGTGCCCGTCTCGCAGTCCGACTTCCACCACGCGACCCCCATCTACGAGGAGTTCCCGGGCTGGCAGGAGGACATCACGGCCTGCCGCCGCTTCGAGGACCTGCCGAAGGCCGCGCAGGACTACGTGACGGCCATCGAGCGCATGAGCGGCGCCCGCATCTCCGCCATCGGCGTGGGCCCGGAGCGCGAGCAGGTCGTCGTGCTGCACGACCTCCTCGAGGCCTGA
- a CDS encoding MarR family winged helix-turn-helix transcriptional regulator, whose translation MSQGADGIDLPTSLGYLLKEAASALRAAMEVALRPLGMTITHYSCLELLAQRPGSSNSDLARGAFVTRQSMNVLLQTLERDGIVTRPAEEAVGRMQPTRLTAAGRRQLAKASAAVREVELRMLGDLSDAEREAATRILRSMVRSLRGGRA comes from the coding sequence ATGAGTCAAGGCGCCGACGGCATCGACCTCCCGACCTCGCTCGGCTACCTGCTCAAGGAGGCCGCGAGCGCCCTGCGCGCCGCCATGGAGGTGGCGCTGCGCCCCCTCGGCATGACGATCACGCACTACTCGTGCCTGGAGCTCCTCGCCCAGCGCCCCGGATCCTCGAACTCCGACCTCGCCCGCGGCGCCTTCGTCACGCGCCAGTCGATGAACGTGCTCCTGCAGACCCTCGAGCGCGACGGGATCGTCACGCGACCGGCCGAGGAGGCGGTCGGCCGTATGCAGCCGACGCGCCTCACGGCGGCGGGCCGCCGGCAGCTGGCGAAGGCGAGCGCCGCCGTGCGCGAGGTCGAGCTACGGATGCTCGGCGACCTCAGCGACGCCGAACGGGAAGCGGCGACGCGGATCCTGCGCAGCATGGTGCGGTCGTTGCGCGGAGGCCGGGCCTGA
- a CDS encoding VOC family protein, whose translation MPVTGPDFISLQVTDLDASRVFYERFLGLVRSPAGPPHAVVFTTTPIAFALRDVVPGTDIAGTPQPGIGAALWLHATDVHAIHDALVADGRTIVAAPIDGPFGRTFTFADPDGYHVTLHDRA comes from the coding sequence ATGCCCGTCACCGGCCCCGACTTCATCTCGCTCCAGGTCACCGACCTCGACGCCTCGCGCGTCTTCTACGAGCGGTTCCTCGGCCTCGTCCGCTCGCCCGCCGGACCCCCGCACGCCGTCGTCTTCACCACGACGCCCATCGCGTTCGCGCTCCGCGACGTCGTGCCCGGCACCGACATCGCGGGTACCCCGCAGCCCGGGATCGGCGCGGCCCTGTGGCTGCACGCCACCGACGTCCACGCGATCCACGACGCGCTCGTCGCCGACGGCCGCACCATCGTCGCCGCGCCGATCGACGGCCCGTTCGGCCGCACCTTCACCTTCGCCGACCCCGACGGCTACCACGTGACGCTGCACGACAGGGCGTGA
- a CDS encoding phosphotransferase family protein, giving the protein MGLAPLPTPPVLWHRPPVLALACVPGHALGRLGVEATAPAAAWSAAGAEIRRLHDAPLPPWPAKAPADPAVRARLDRECAWLVESGILPAAVVERNHRICEASFRPWQPVFAHGDLQIAHVFVEETTVTGVIDWSEAGPGDPLADLATLTLGHEGRLADVLVGYGADVDPDVIRALWSRRCLTAIRWLVQHGFDPALPGCEVDVLLSRM; this is encoded by the coding sequence ATGGGCCTGGCGCCCCTGCCGACCCCGCCGGTCCTCTGGCATCGGCCGCCGGTCCTCGCCCTAGCCTGCGTGCCCGGCCATGCGCTCGGACGACTCGGCGTGGAGGCCACGGCACCGGCCGCGGCATGGAGCGCCGCCGGCGCCGAGATCCGTCGACTGCACGACGCACCGCTCCCGCCGTGGCCTGCGAAGGCGCCCGCCGACCCGGCGGTGCGCGCGCGGCTCGACCGAGAATGCGCGTGGCTCGTCGAGAGCGGCATCCTCCCGGCCGCCGTCGTCGAGCGCAACCACCGGATCTGCGAAGCGTCCTTCCGCCCGTGGCAGCCCGTCTTCGCGCACGGGGACCTCCAGATCGCCCACGTCTTCGTCGAGGAGACGACGGTGACCGGCGTCATCGACTGGAGCGAGGCCGGCCCGGGAGATCCGCTGGCCGACCTGGCCACGCTCACGCTGGGACACGAGGGCCGCCTCGCTGACGTGCTCGTCGGCTACGGGGCGGACGTCGATCCGGACGTGATCCGTGCACTCTGGTCTCGACGCTGCCTCACCGCGATCCGCTGGCTCGTCCAGCACGGCTTCGACCCGGCGCTGCCGGGATGCGAGGTGGACGTGCTGCTCTCCCGGATGTGA
- a CDS encoding AAA family ATPase — protein MIIWLNGTHGVGKTTTARLVQERIPDSRVLDAEKVGEVLMDIRPPLPQLDDFQHWTPWRPLVVETARRVLDYAGGTLVMPMTVLVEAYWREISAGLAAHGIPIRHFVLHADTATLRDRIQHDQDLGPSAFRFSRVEPYEEAARTWLHAEAEVVDTSRITPERAADRIAEAVLGS, from the coding sequence ATGATCATCTGGCTGAACGGCACGCACGGGGTGGGCAAGACGACGACGGCGCGGCTCGTGCAGGAGCGGATCCCCGACAGCCGCGTCCTCGACGCAGAGAAGGTCGGCGAGGTGCTCATGGACATCCGGCCGCCGCTCCCGCAGCTGGACGACTTCCAGCACTGGACGCCGTGGCGGCCGCTCGTCGTCGAGACCGCGCGCCGCGTGCTCGACTACGCGGGCGGCACGCTCGTGATGCCCATGACGGTGCTCGTCGAGGCGTACTGGCGCGAGATCAGCGCCGGGCTCGCCGCGCACGGCATCCCGATCCGCCACTTCGTCCTGCATGCGGACACCGCGACGCTGCGGGACCGGATCCAGCACGACCAGGATCTCGGCCCGTCGGCCTTCCGCTTCTCCCGCGTCGAGCCCTACGAGGAGGCCGCGCGCACCTGGCTGCACGCGGAGGCCGAGGTCGTCGACACGTCGCGGATCACCCCGGAGCGGGCCGCCGATCGGATCGCGGAGGCGGTGCTCGGGAGCTGA
- a CDS encoding BLUF domain-containing protein: MLCIVYSSTAERSFDDVDLAQLLAQSRATNAAHGLTGLLVHRQGRFLQLIEGEDADVRERMDAILADDRHGRISTLMEERITERQFPDWTMGMAKYDARVAERIPGYRDTFDDLQGERPDDAIRPALLELIRWFQEDTGRLS; this comes from the coding sequence ATGCTCTGCATCGTCTACTCCAGCACCGCCGAGCGGTCCTTCGACGACGTCGACCTCGCGCAGCTCCTCGCGCAGAGCCGCGCGACCAACGCGGCGCACGGGCTCACGGGCCTCCTCGTCCACCGGCAGGGGCGCTTCCTCCAGCTGATCGAGGGCGAGGACGCCGACGTCCGGGAGCGCATGGACGCGATCCTCGCCGACGACCGCCACGGTCGCATCTCCACGCTGATGGAGGAGCGCATCACCGAGCGGCAGTTCCCCGACTGGACCATGGGCATGGCGAAGTACGACGCCCGCGTGGCCGAGCGGATCCCCGGCTACCGCGACACCTTCGACGACCTGCAGGGCGAGCGTCCGGACGACGCCATCCGGCCCGCGCTCCTCGAGCTGATCCGGTGGTTCCAGGAGGACACGGGCCGGCTGTCCTGA
- a CDS encoding nuclear transport factor 2 family protein, producing MLVTRYLHALETADAEAAIALFAPGGIVHSPLYGTLPATDFYPALFADTAASRLTLRRVMRGDDDGAPTVAFWFDFAWVLANGDPAPFTVVDVAELDDQGRIAQLHIVYDTAPIRAAFDRQRAARPTA from the coding sequence ATGCTGGTCACCCGCTACCTCCACGCCCTCGAGACTGCCGACGCCGAAGCGGCGATCGCCCTCTTCGCGCCGGGCGGCATCGTCCACTCGCCGCTCTACGGCACCCTCCCCGCCACGGACTTCTACCCGGCCCTGTTCGCGGACACGGCCGCATCGCGGCTCACCCTGCGGCGCGTGATGCGCGGCGACGACGACGGAGCCCCGACGGTCGCGTTCTGGTTCGACTTCGCGTGGGTGCTCGCGAACGGCGATCCCGCGCCCTTCACCGTCGTGGACGTGGCCGAGCTCGACGACCAGGGCCGCATCGCGCAGCTGCACATCGTCTACGACACGGCCCCGATCCGCGCGGCCTTCGACCGCCAGCGCGCCGCTCGGCCTACGGCGTGA
- a CDS encoding alpha/beta fold hydrolase, whose protein sequence is MSTDARAPRTLSEHRPEDAEDLTIEVPAARLSAVRVPARTGDPATAPVALLVPGFTGSKEDFFPLLGPLADRGFTVVAFSQRGQWGSTGPGQAEPPVDATSYELETLGQDVHHVVDALAGRGGSGGRHVATDAAPAAPLGRVHLLGHSFGGVVGLQAVIRDPGRFASYTHWNSGPRSRGERSEQIAAVRASGSAGLWPLWFLPEQLDGDDPEVAWFRTRLFGTASAQLLGALEIMQAQTDRVDELRATGIPVLVSHGDADDAWPQDWQRDMAERAGARYEVVADAGHSAQVDQPQASADLLADFWRGAAPDA, encoded by the coding sequence ATGAGCACCGACGCCCGCGCCCCGCGCACCCTGTCCGAGCACCGGCCCGAGGACGCGGAGGACCTGACCATCGAGGTCCCCGCGGCGCGACTGTCGGCCGTGCGCGTGCCCGCCCGCACCGGGGATCCGGCGACCGCTCCCGTCGCGCTGCTCGTGCCCGGCTTCACGGGATCCAAGGAGGACTTCTTCCCGCTGCTCGGCCCGCTCGCCGACCGCGGCTTCACGGTGGTGGCGTTCTCGCAGCGCGGGCAGTGGGGATCCACCGGCCCCGGCCAGGCCGAGCCGCCCGTCGACGCGACCAGCTACGAGCTCGAGACCCTCGGCCAGGACGTGCACCACGTGGTCGACGCGCTCGCGGGACGCGGCGGATCCGGCGGCCGTCACGTCGCGACCGATGCCGCGCCCGCCGCTCCGCTCGGCCGCGTGCACCTCCTCGGTCACAGCTTCGGCGGCGTCGTCGGGCTGCAGGCCGTGATCCGCGACCCCGGCCGCTTCGCCAGCTACACGCACTGGAACTCCGGCCCCCGCAGCCGCGGCGAGCGCTCCGAGCAGATCGCCGCCGTCCGCGCGTCGGGCAGCGCCGGGCTCTGGCCGCTGTGGTTCCTGCCCGAGCAGCTCGACGGCGACGACCCCGAGGTGGCCTGGTTCCGTACGCGCCTCTTCGGCACGGCGTCCGCGCAGCTGCTCGGCGCGCTCGAGATCATGCAGGCGCAGACCGACCGCGTCGACGAGCTGCGCGCCACCGGGATCCCGGTGCTCGTCTCCCACGGCGACGCCGACGACGCGTGGCCGCAGGACTGGCAGCGCGACATGGCCGAGCGCGCGGGCGCCCGCTACGAGGTGGTCGCGGATGCGGGCCACTCGGCCCAGGTCGACCAGCCGCAGGCGAGCGCGGACCTCCTCGCGGACTTCTGGCGGGGCGCGGCGCCCGACGCCTGA
- a CDS encoding MFS transporter encodes MPRNRSAFPLAMLAVAAFVYNTSESFPVGALPEIASGLRVGESQVGALLTVYALVVAVTAIPFVVMTTRVARRRLVMITIVTLAVSSLAIAAAPSYEVLLLARLLSATTHGVFWSVLAPTAAMLVPAGRRGYATAVVFAGSSLALVAGTPLVAAMSTTVGWRAAAAALGVVSLLAAVGLRAGLPPLLVEAEPEKRHGRPFAGLLRDRGLALVCAATIVVVIGYFATYTYVSVFLGRYAGLDGRALSAVLAGLGVAGLASVAAVGRFEDRRPRLTVGVCFAVLAAGLGGLGVFGSAIPAPGFVVVSVVLVGGAFAAVPVCLQAAVLRVAPAASDVASSIYVVAFQVGIAGGSLSGGMLLDGGRMDAVPYLSAAATLAALLLVLSAARPRSPRDDARAACEGAGRSIP; translated from the coding sequence ATGCCCCGCAATCGATCGGCCTTCCCCCTCGCGATGCTCGCGGTCGCGGCCTTCGTCTACAACACGTCGGAGTCGTTCCCGGTGGGAGCCCTCCCGGAGATCGCGTCCGGGCTCCGGGTGGGCGAGTCGCAGGTGGGCGCCCTGCTCACCGTCTACGCCCTCGTCGTCGCCGTCACGGCCATCCCGTTCGTCGTCATGACGACCCGCGTCGCGCGGAGGAGGCTCGTGATGATCACGATCGTCACCCTGGCCGTGTCGAGCCTCGCCATCGCCGCGGCGCCGAGCTACGAGGTGCTCCTGCTCGCCCGGCTCCTGTCCGCGACCACCCACGGCGTCTTCTGGTCGGTCCTCGCCCCGACGGCCGCCATGCTCGTGCCGGCGGGGCGCCGGGGGTACGCGACGGCCGTCGTGTTCGCCGGCAGCTCGCTGGCCCTGGTCGCCGGCACGCCGCTCGTGGCGGCGATGAGCACCACGGTCGGGTGGCGAGCCGCTGCCGCCGCCCTCGGGGTCGTGTCGCTCCTCGCGGCCGTGGGGCTCCGCGCCGGCCTGCCCCCGCTCCTCGTCGAGGCGGAACCCGAGAAGCGGCACGGGCGTCCGTTCGCCGGGCTGCTCCGGGACCGTGGTCTGGCGCTCGTCTGCGCGGCGACGATCGTCGTCGTCATCGGCTACTTCGCCACCTACACCTACGTCAGCGTCTTCCTCGGGCGGTACGCGGGGCTCGACGGCCGCGCCCTGTCCGCTGTCCTCGCCGGCCTCGGCGTCGCCGGCCTCGCCTCGGTCGCCGCCGTCGGCAGGTTCGAGGACCGGAGGCCGCGTCTGACCGTCGGCGTCTGCTTCGCGGTGCTCGCGGCGGGGCTCGGCGGGCTCGGTGTCTTCGGCTCGGCGATCCCGGCGCCCGGGTTCGTCGTGGTGTCGGTCGTCCTCGTCGGCGGGGCGTTCGCGGCCGTCCCCGTGTGCCTGCAGGCCGCGGTGCTCCGCGTCGCTCCCGCCGCGAGCGACGTCGCGTCATCCATCTACGTCGTCGCGTTCCAGGTCGGGATCGCGGGCGGGTCGCTGTCCGGCGGGATGCTCCTCGACGGCGGGCGGATGGACGCTGTGCCGTACCTGTCGGCGGCGGCGACCCTGGCCGCCCTGCTGCTGGTCCTCTCCGCCGCCCGCCCGCGGAGCCCGCGTGACGACGCGCGCGCAGCCTGCGAGGGCGCTGGACGGTCGATCCCCTGA
- a CDS encoding substrate-binding domain-containing protein, whose protein sequence is MVAQGRRRVTLSDVAERAGLSVMTASYAFNDPGRVSDRSRERVMRAAAELGYQGANPWARSLRTGRSHSLGVVFGEHLAYAFRDPQAAEFLSGVSGVCTENDLGLTLIPTTGGPGDRDRVAAAAVDGYVFWTTSDDDPSLAAAVGTGRPCAIQGGPDVDGMTRIGPDDRRAAGELGALGLVGSRSPLIVSFPLDRSRTAWQGDGLPLEQATMPVTRERLRGFGDALTVAGFDPSAVPVVALARNGREEARRAVSAFLADGRPADSFLCMSDETAIGALEAAAEAGLRVPDDLSVVGWDDGPRAAELGLTSLHQSMLDQGRACGQIAAGLTPTDAGSGAGWHVVARGTTRSR, encoded by the coding sequence GTGGTGGCACAGGGTCGGAGGAGGGTCACGCTCAGCGACGTCGCCGAGCGGGCGGGCCTCTCGGTGATGACCGCGTCCTACGCGTTCAACGATCCGGGACGCGTGTCCGATCGATCGCGGGAGCGCGTCATGCGCGCCGCCGCCGAGCTCGGATACCAGGGGGCCAATCCGTGGGCGCGCTCCCTGCGCACCGGCCGGTCCCACAGCCTCGGCGTGGTCTTCGGCGAGCACCTGGCCTACGCGTTCCGTGATCCGCAGGCCGCGGAGTTCCTCTCCGGCGTCTCCGGCGTGTGCACGGAGAACGACCTCGGCCTCACGCTCATCCCGACCACCGGCGGGCCCGGCGACCGCGACCGTGTCGCCGCAGCGGCCGTCGACGGATACGTGTTCTGGACGACGTCCGACGACGACCCCTCCCTGGCGGCGGCCGTCGGGACCGGACGGCCCTGCGCGATCCAGGGCGGCCCCGACGTCGACGGCATGACCCGGATCGGCCCCGACGACCGGCGCGCGGCCGGGGAGCTGGGGGCTCTCGGGCTGGTCGGCAGCCGATCCCCCCTCATCGTGAGCTTCCCGCTCGACCGATCGCGGACCGCGTGGCAGGGGGACGGGCTGCCTCTCGAGCAGGCGACGATGCCGGTCACGAGAGAGCGGCTGCGTGGATTCGGCGACGCGCTCACCGTGGCCGGATTCGACCCCTCGGCCGTCCCGGTCGTCGCCCTCGCGCGCAACGGACGGGAGGAGGCGCGACGTGCCGTCTCCGCCTTCCTGGCAGATGGCCGGCCCGCGGACTCCTTCCTCTGCATGAGCGACGAGACGGCGATCGGCGCCCTCGAGGCCGCAGCCGAGGCCGGCCTGCGCGTCCCCGACGACCTGAGCGTCGTGGGCTGGGACGACGGTCCCCGAGCCGCCGAGCTCGGCCTCACCTCCCTCCACCAGTCGATGCTCGACCAGGGACGGGCGTGCGGGCAGATCGCGGCGGGCCTCACCCCTACCGACGCCGGATCCGGGGCCGGATGGCACGTCGTGGCGAGAGGGACCACGCGGTCACGCTGA
- a CDS encoding sensor histidine kinase yields MSAITRARRLVPGRPAATAPDAPLRTGSLRSRTVLAVLALLAVLLVALSLTVQAILGSQLRQQIQDRLADRASAAAALVGVLDDDALAERLSAQGVAVQITSPDGGAVSARPGRDPLGATLPGPDPLGEEPGPGSVSTPATPRADAVTVASSSVSSSAGGITLRSDLSDGTVLELSAGTGSVDGTLASLRGILAVASVAFLALAAIALVVVVRRTLKPLEDMTGVARSIGRGDRGRRLRPTRPGTELGRTATAFDEMLDDLEHAEHQALAAEARMRAFVADAAHELRTPVAGIRASADALVRTDPTAEERERLAVHVVREAIRAGRLVDDMLMMARLDEGLSVEGRPVRVPQVVEAAVAQQQARMPGTRVVAEVRGAPPAVRADPDRLAQILDNLLQNAARYAASEVRVEAEGADDGSVRITVVDDGPGVPDADRERIFDRLVRLDDGRDRQHGGAGLGLSIARALARAQGGDLVCLPAEPGAGARFRLTLPVVDAAADPASRPASAPSTRPTPDPVRGGRRPAEEQTGTETERSWSSRAQ; encoded by the coding sequence GTGAGCGCGATCACCCGCGCGCGGCGGCTCGTGCCCGGGCGCCCGGCAGCGACCGCGCCGGACGCGCCGCTGCGCACCGGATCCCTCCGCAGCCGCACTGTGCTCGCGGTGCTCGCGCTGCTCGCGGTGCTGCTCGTGGCGCTCTCGCTCACGGTGCAGGCGATCCTCGGGTCGCAGCTCCGGCAGCAGATCCAGGATCGCCTGGCCGACCGGGCATCCGCCGCCGCCGCGCTCGTGGGCGTGCTCGACGACGACGCGCTCGCCGAGCGGCTGAGCGCGCAGGGCGTGGCCGTGCAGATCACGAGCCCGGACGGCGGCGCGGTCTCTGCCCGGCCCGGGCGGGATCCGCTCGGCGCGACGCTGCCCGGGCCGGATCCGCTCGGCGAGGAACCCGGGCCCGGGTCCGTCAGCACCCCCGCGACGCCGCGCGCCGACGCCGTCACCGTCGCCTCCAGCTCCGTGAGCTCCTCCGCGGGCGGCATCACCCTCCGCTCCGACCTCAGCGACGGCACCGTGCTCGAGCTGTCGGCGGGCACCGGATCCGTGGACGGCACCCTCGCCTCCCTCCGCGGGATCCTCGCGGTCGCCTCCGTCGCGTTCCTCGCGCTCGCCGCGATCGCGCTGGTCGTCGTGGTGCGCCGGACGCTCAAGCCGCTCGAGGACATGACGGGCGTCGCCCGCTCCATCGGCCGCGGCGACCGCGGACGCCGGCTCCGACCCACCCGGCCGGGCACCGAGCTCGGCCGCACCGCGACCGCGTTCGACGAGATGCTCGACGACCTCGAGCACGCGGAGCACCAGGCCCTCGCCGCCGAGGCTCGCATGCGCGCCTTCGTGGCGGACGCGGCGCACGAGCTGCGGACGCCCGTCGCCGGTATCCGCGCGTCCGCCGACGCGCTCGTGCGCACGGACCCGACCGCCGAGGAGCGCGAGCGGCTCGCGGTGCACGTGGTGCGCGAGGCGATCCGCGCCGGCCGCCTGGTCGACGACATGCTCATGATGGCGCGGCTCGACGAGGGCCTCTCCGTCGAGGGCCGGCCGGTGCGGGTGCCGCAGGTGGTGGAGGCCGCGGTCGCTCAGCAGCAGGCGCGCATGCCCGGCACGCGCGTGGTCGCCGAGGTCCGGGGCGCTCCCCCGGCCGTGCGCGCGGATCCCGACCGGCTCGCCCAGATCCTCGACAACCTCCTCCAGAACGCGGCCCGCTACGCCGCGTCCGAGGTGCGCGTCGAGGCCGAGGGCGCCGACGACGGATCCGTGCGCATCACGGTCGTCGACGACGGCCCGGGCGTCCCCGATGCCGACCGCGAGCGGATCTTCGACCGCCTCGTGCGCCTCGACGACGGCCGCGACCGCCAGCACGGCGGCGCCGGCCTCGGCCTCTCCATCGCCCGCGCGCTCGCCCGCGCCCAGGGCGGCGACCTCGTGTGCCTGCCCGCCGAGCCGGGCGCCGGCGCGCGCTTCCGTCTGACGCTGCCGGTGGTGGATGCGGCGGCTGATCCGGCGTCTCGTCCTGCGTCTGCGCCGAGCACCCGGCCGACGCCTGATCCCGTGCGCGGCGGACGTCGCCCCGCAGAGGAGCAGACGGGGACGGAGACGGAGCGCAGCTGGTCGAGCCGGGCTCAGTAG
- a CDS encoding response regulator transcription factor translates to MLPPARVLVVEDDEAIRAAVVSTLTAERFVVRGLASGVELEEEVTGFLPDLVVLDWMLPGPSGIQLAEGIRRWSDASVIMLTARDAVEDRLRGFGQGVDDYIVKPFALAELVARVTAVLRRRGRLASVVEIGDLLVDPDSGLARRGGEQLELTSIEFQLLAYLAAHRGRTLSKTQLLTQVWGYDQADPNLVEVHISALRKKMEARGPRLLHTVRGLGYRVEA, encoded by the coding sequence ATGCTCCCTCCCGCACGCGTCCTCGTGGTCGAGGACGACGAGGCCATCCGCGCCGCCGTCGTCTCGACCCTCACCGCCGAGCGCTTCGTCGTCCGCGGCCTCGCGTCCGGCGTCGAGCTCGAGGAGGAGGTCACGGGCTTCCTGCCCGACCTCGTGGTGCTCGACTGGATGCTGCCCGGGCCGAGCGGGATCCAGCTGGCCGAGGGGATCCGCCGCTGGAGCGACGCGAGCGTCATCATGCTCACCGCCCGCGACGCCGTCGAGGACCGCCTGCGCGGCTTCGGCCAGGGCGTCGACGACTACATCGTCAAGCCGTTCGCGCTCGCGGAGCTCGTGGCCCGCGTCACCGCGGTGCTGCGGCGGCGCGGGCGGCTCGCGTCGGTGGTCGAGATCGGCGACCTGCTGGTGGATCCCGACTCCGGCCTCGCCCGGCGCGGCGGCGAGCAGCTCGAGCTGACCTCGATCGAGTTCCAGCTCCTCGCGTACCTCGCCGCGCACCGCGGCCGGACGCTCTCCAAGACGCAGCTGCTCACGCAGGTGTGGGGCTACGACCAGGCCGACCCGAACCTCGTCGAGGTCCACATCAGCGCGCTGCGCAAGAAGATGGAGGCGCGGGGGCCGCGGCTCCTGCACACCGTCCGCGGGCTCGGCTACCGGGTGGAGGCGTGA